From the genome of Rana temporaria chromosome 8, aRanTem1.1, whole genome shotgun sequence:
AACTATGAACTGGTTAGAGAAAGAGTTCTTCTGCCAGTGTGTGTGATTGGTCCAGTAACCCAATCGTCTTCATATTCAACAGATTTATCTGGAAGGGCCGAGATGCCACAGACCTCCAGTGCCGTCAAGGAGGAATCGTATCGTGGTAAGGAACGCAATCTCTTCGAGGGAGGCGATATAGAGGTGGACTATACGACGGTGAACGTTAAGGAAGAAAACTTCATGGATGGATACCGTTGGACCCCTAGGACTCTACCGTTGGCCAAAAGGACAGAGGACTCCCCTCGAATCTTAAACATCTCTGAATTTGAGAGAAGTCCACCAATTTCTCAAATTAAAGAAGAGTTAGGCGTTTATAATTTTAGGGCAGAGGGTGGAGAAGATAAATGGGATTCTTTGGAGCATCGTGCACAGGTGGACTCGCTCTGGGATAAAGATAAGGGAGTAACTGGGAATCCATTAGTGTTTGAAGATGAATTTAGCGAGATAACTCAGCCAGGAGCCCCATATTGGCCGCCATTACAGAGTTCTGGCAGGTGCAAGCAAACCTTCGCCAGCAGCTCTGGTGGGCTACATCTCCAGCCGGCAGGCCAGGGGTCTCCCTCTCTCTTATGTtcggagtgcggaaaatgttttgccGGGAGGGAGCAGCTGGTGAGACACCGGCAGACCCACACGGGGCCAAAACCTTACACCTGCCTGCAGTGCGAGAAGTCGTTCTGGATGAAGTCGCAGCTCGCAGCgcaccagaaaattcacacggGAGACAGGCCGTTTCCTTGCACGGTCTGTGGGAAATCCTTCACTCGGCGGCAAGTGCTGGACAATCACATGCTGACCCATTCCGGGGAGAGGCCGTACCCATGCTTGGAGTGCGGGAGGTGCTTTTCCCGCAATTCGCTGCTGGTCATTCATCAGAGGATCCATTCCGGGGAAAAGCCATATTCGTGTTTGGAGTGTAACAGGTCCTTCCGGCACAAGACGGCGCTGGTTGCCCACCAGAGGACTCATACCGGGGAACGACCTTATCATTGCTTGGTGTGCGGGAAAAGTTATACCCATAGCTCACACCTTGTGGTTCACCAAAGATCCCAttctggagagaagccatatttgTGTTTGGAGTGCGGGAAGTCCTTTTCCCATAAATCGGTGTTGGTCAGACATCAACGAATTCATAATGGCGAACGGCCCTAAAGTCAACCCTAGTGACCCTTgctagggggaactccacatttTTCCAGTTAATACCTTTACACATTGTCACAACCCATAGACTCCGAAATGTTTTTATAAGTGGTTCCTTGGCAACATCTGATACTGAGCCCTAAAAAAGGGGGAGACCAAATCTCCCAAAACCCATTGGCTGTATTTCTGATACCAAATTACAAATAAAGTTTGGAACCAAATTCTTTGTGCGTATGACTTTTCTCTTAAgacagggttcgacaaaccccgggcgccaggtcgtcaTTGccactagaattagcgacctggcgcctggggcatcctgtgtctccgtgcacccccacctcctccgctGCGCAATCGCGTCGGGCCACGCCggccgcctctcagccaatcaggtgcactgggtctggttaccctgtcacctgattggctgaaacaacaggcacCGCTATTGGGTGCCTGACTGGACATGAGGCACTTGACGGGACATAAGGAGACATGAAGGACCCCGCTCgtcgccgtcacccgctgccccaccaagacaggtTAAGTGCCAGGTAAATGGCGAGCGGGCGGGGGGTCACACTGGCAGTATTTAATGGTTacgctggcagcatttgatggggacactggcagcatttgatggggacactggcagcatttggcacagtggcagcatttgatgggcaccctagcagcatttaatgggcaccctggcagcatttgatgggcaccctggcagcatttgatgggcacactggcagcatttggcacagtggcagcatatggtgggcacagtggctgcatttgatgggcactgtggctgcacttcatgggcacagtgcttgcgcttgatgggtacagtgggggcaattcatggcacagtggctgcttttgattggcacagtggctgcacttcatgggtacagtggctgcgcttgatgggtacagtggctgcgcttgatgggcacagtggcggtaatttatggcacagtggctgcatttgattggcacagtggctgcatttgatgggcacagtggcggcaattgatgggcacagtagctacgtttgatgggcacagtggctgcaattgatgtttttttttttttcagtttgtttgcgcccccccaaagatTTTGAACACAAGCGGCCACTGGGGTGGAGGATaccggagagagggaggaggacactggagagagggaggaggaccccggagagagggaggaggacacaggagagagggaggaggacacaggagagagGACATCGGAGAGCGGGAGGACATCGGAGAGCGGGAGGACATCGGAGAGCGGGAGGACATCGGAGAGCGGGAGGACATCGGAGAGCGGGAGGACATCGGAGAGAGGGAGGACATCGGAGAGCGGGAGGACATCGGAGAGAGGGAGGACATCGGAGAGCGGGAGGACATCGGAGAGCGGGAGGACATCGGAGAGAGGGAGGACatcggagagagggaggaggacattGGAGAGTGGGAGGACatcggagagagggaggaggacaccggagagcgggaggacATCGGAGAGCGGGAGGACATCGGAGAGCGGGAGGACATCGGAGAGAGGGAGGACATCGGAGAGCGGGAGGACATCGGAGAGAGGGAGGACATCGGAGAGCGGGAGGACATCGGAGAGCGGGAGGACATCGGAGAGCGGGAGGACATCGGAGAGAGGGAGGACatcggagagagggaggaggacattGGAGAGTGGGAGGACatcggagagagggaggaggacaccgGAGAGTGGGAGGACattggagagagggaggaggacatcGGAGAGCGGGAGGACATCGGAGAGCGGGAGGACATCGGAGAGCGGGAGGACATCGGAGAGCGGGAGGACATCGGAGAGAGGGAGGACATCGGAGAGTGGGAGGACATCGGAGAGTGGGAGGACATCGGAGAGTGGGAGGACATCGGAGAGCGGGAGGACATCGGAGAGCGGGAGGACATCGGAGAGCGGGAGGACATCGGAGAGCGGGAGGACATCGGAGAGCGGGAGGACatcggagagagggaggaggacattGGAGAGTGGGAGGACatcggagagagggaggaggacaccgGAGAGTGGGAGGACattggagagagggaggaggacatcGGAGAGCGGGAGGACATCGGAGAGCGGGAGGACATCGGAGAGCGGGAGGACATCGGAGAGCGGGAGGAGGACACCGGAGAGAGGGAGGACatcggagagagggaggaggacatcGGAGAGTGGGAGGACATCGGAGAGAGGGTGGAGGACACCAGAGAGGGTGGAGGACACCGAAGGAAAACACAAAGGGACAATTGGGGCGATCAGTGCGGCGGTGGGGGCCATTaaaagcaccgatctccctgtgcgGCTTCTAATAAAGCACCTGACAGACGCGGGAGGTAGAGAAGAAGATGCGGCAGCCagaaaagctatacagggagatcggtgcttgtagcTGTCCGCACCGATCATCTGTGAGGTTCCTCCGGCCCCCCCTGCTGAGCTTGAGGATGCCTGGTCCGacatttgcacgagtaccgatactcgtgcaaaatgcttggtatcggcatCAGTGCGACCCTAATTCATAGTAAAACATATTCAAGGCACTGTGAGTGGTAAAGAAGAGGTAAGGGGCACTGCATTAAAAAGAGAGGCAAAAGAAGCCGTATATAATAGAGAGGTAATAAAGTATTTCTTATAATAAAAAGGGATGGAGGATCACAAGAGACGTCACACTAGACAAGCAATAGAGAGGGATGAGGCACTGAACATAATAGAGCGGTATGAGGCACTGAACATAATAGAGCGGTATGAGGCACTGAACATAATAGAGCGGTATGAGGCACTGAACATAATAGAGCGGTATGAGGCACTGAACATAATAGAGCGGTATGAGGCACTGAACATAATAGAGCGGTATGAGGCACTGAACATAATAGAGCGGTATGAGGCACTGAACATAATAGAGCGGTATGAGGCACTGAACATAATAGAGCGGGATGAGGCACTGAACATAATAGAGAGATAGGAGACAATGCATTTATTTTACTTATGTTTTTAAATAGTTCATGGAAACTAAAAACTCTCTTCCTGGatatttttccaatttttgtTCCGTGCCGCTGGACGAAGTCTTCtaagacgaaacggcgtagggtagcggcgtgctgacgtctttaaccgcatactgtgtcccggagtgaacgggttGTGCTAGCCGGCCGGCTATATTTTCACAGGCGAATTTTATCTACTttcttgtaagtgtgatttttattttttttttataataaactgcATATGGATTCACGCTATGTCAGCTCTTTCccttctggcccagattcaggtacattcgcgctttatttgcggaggcacagggcaacgattttgccctgcgcccccgcaaatattttgcgctgccctcgattcacgtaaattgcgagggcgcgccggcaaaattgcccggcgtaagcgcgcgcaatgtaaatgatcccaccggaggcgggaatcatttaaattaggcgcgctcccgcgccgagcgtagagcgcgtgctccgtcgggaaactttcccgacgtgcattgcggcaaattacgtcatttgcttcagagtgaacgtgaatggcgtccagcgccattcacgaatcacttacgcaaacgacgtagattttaaatctcgcgacgcgggaacgtgggtatcctatagcattggctgcgcctgctattaggatgtgtaatgttgcgcgaaacccgacgtacgcaaactacgtaatttgcgtacgcagggctcgcgcaacgttgtgaatcggtgttggtatgcaatttgcatactatacgcagatcacaatgggagcgccccctagcggtcatcgctagaatgcagcctaagatatgcgtggcataagagcatcAGATGCACGTGTTTGTGTTTCATGCTTTTCAACGATAGacttatttttcactttatttttctattggtttAACACAAAACCATTGGGATTGTTTCATTTCACTTTTTGGACGAACCGATTTGTTCCATGCGAATTCATGTCATCTGTATTATATCACTAAGTGTTATAGATATTTGTATGTTCATACTAGTTGCGCAGCTTGTTTTCCATTGTAATTTTAGGTTCGCGTATTAGACAGCGCAGTATCACCACATTTTTTcactgtacttacttttgtgagacactgtatgAGGCACTGTCGTAGTATAGAGGTATTAGGCACTGAGTGTAATAGAGAAGGAAGCGGCGGTGTGATAACGAGATGCTGCATGTAAAATTCaaggggaccttgatgtaaatggagactctaatggggaccctgatgtaaatggagactctaatggggaccctgatgtaaggggggactcttatgggggaccctaatgtaagggggactctgatggtgacccagatgtaagggaggactctggtgGGGTCCctaatgtaagagggactctgatggtgacccagatgtaagggaggactctgatggggtccctaatgtaagagggactctgatggtgacccagatgtaagggaggactctgatggggtccctaatgtaagagggactctgatggtgacccagatgtaagggaggactctgatggggtccctaatgtaagagggactctgatggtgacccagatgtaagggaggactctggtgGGGTCCctaatgtaagagggactctgatggtgacccagatgtaagggaggactctgatggggtccctaatgtaagagggactctgatggtgacccagatgtaagggaggactctgatggggtccctaatgtaagagggactctgatggtgacccagatgtaagggaggactctggtgGGGTCCctaatgtaagagggactctgatggtgacccagatgtaagggaggactctgatggggtccctaatgtaagagggactctgatggtgactctgatggggtccctaatgtaagagggactctgatggtgacccagatgtaagggaggactctgataagGACCTTGATGCAagaggggactttgatggggaccttgatataaggggggctctgatgtaagaggggactctgatgggggactctaatgtaagggggctctgaaggggaccttgatgtaaatggagactctaatggggaccctgatgtaaggggggactcttatggggaccctaatgtaagggggactctgatggggtccctaatgtaagagggactctgatggtgacccagatgtaagggaggactctgatggggaccctaatgtaaaggggactctgatggtgacccagatgtaagggaggactctgataaggaccttgatgtaagaggggactttgatggggaccttgatataaggggggctctgatggggaccttgatgtaaatggagactctgatgtaaggggggactctgatggggaactctaatgtaagggggctctgatcgGAAACCcgatcagagcccccttacattacatTATTACCTTGACCATTAAAAAgagaaattggcttttttttttaaaagaatccccccccccccccccgcggactctaacactgagaaccgagtgatcaaacaccgctgatcgctcggttctcagagcttcgtgaacagagagctggtgactctcagtcaccgctgtctgctctTGCCCCcccgctgggctgtggaggggggcaggaggcggctggctcaggctctcaattTATCGCTGAGAGGCTGATCCCCGTGGCCGGTCCAGGTTTGTGGGCGGACTCTCATCACATGGTTGCGATtttttccccagcctggaccggctatgtgacatcagctgacagcgggcccCCCTCTTCTTTGGGGAATTGTTTacattcagccacattggagggtttcccAGCATGAACGGCCCGTtcaaggtcatgccacagcatctcattGGGATTTAAGTCCGGCCTTTTTAATAAAGCCGCTCCAAAACCTTCATTTCGTTTTCAGAGGTGGACTTGctggtgtgttttggatcattgtcctgctgcatatcctctgcagaccctgatgtaaaggacaaCGCTGGTGACCCTGACgtaagagggaactctgatgCAAATGGGAACAACCAAGATGTACGGGGCGACTCTGCAGGCTCTGATGTTAGgggtgggggctctggtgaccagagaccaccttacaccagagtctgcaGCATTTCTCTTTACATCGCGGTCCGCAGcactcccctttacaccaggatccacagagttcccccattCACTGTAAGGGGAAATTCTGcagactctgatttaagggggaactctgtagaCTCTTGTgtaatgaggagggggggggtctctgttgatcaaagacccccttacatcagggttccctttACATCACGGTTTGCAGAGTACACTCTTAGAGGGaatcctgatgtaaaggagaactctgatgaaaggggaatgctgtgtaccccccccccccccccacctaagaGTCGACAAAGCTTCCCTTGACATCACCGTCCAgcgagttcccccttacatcaaattcCACAGAGCTTAGCTTTACATCAGACTCCGCAGggttcccccttacagtgtaaaagggaactctgtggagTCTGATGTTCAGGGGAACTCTCTGGACAGTTGTGTAGGGGGGGGTGCTCAAGTGACcaacttacatcagagtttccctgTACGCCACAGTCCACagcattcccccttacatcaaattcttcagagttctcctttacaccAGGTCCATAGAGACAACCCCTTGAACTGTGAAAGGGAAATCCTgtagactctggtgtaagggggaactctgtggattcttgtgtaaggggggggggtctggtgaccagagaccccaTTAAATACCTCaaagtccccctttatatcacagtctgCAGagtacactgtaaggggggaaccctgcggactctgatgtaagggggaactctctGGACTGTAATGTCAAGGGAAGCCCTGTGGACTCTCgtgtaaggggggtgggggggggtttggtgaccccctttacatcagaatttccctttacatcagagtccacaacattcccccttacatcagagtcctcagagttctcctttacatcaggattCCCTCTAACAGTGTaccgtgatgtaaaggggaactctgatgtaagggggtctttaatcaccagagcccccctcctcgttacacagagtccccccttaaatcagagtctgCAGAATTTTCCCTTACAGTGCATGGGGGAACTCTGTGTatcctgatgtaaaaggggagtgCTGCGGACCATAATGTAAAGAGAAATGCtgcggactctggtgtaaaggggaactctgatataaggtggtctctggtcaccagagcccccacccctaacatcagagcctgcagagtccccccttacatcttgGTTGTTCATATTTGGACTGTGATGTCAAGGGAAGCTCTGTGGACTCTTGTGTAAGGGGGAGGGGCGGGGGCTCTGGTGACGCTTGGTAAGTTTTCCTCTCCTCCAACCTGTGGTCTGGCGCTGTGATGCCTTGCCATCCTCTTTGGACTGCGGGTGGCCCTTCACATGCATCACTATAAGAAAACAGACAGAGGGCGCACCGGCCTAGTGCATTACCTTCATTATACACTTTATTAGTGAAATAAAAGTACGTGATACACTCAAACGCATAGTGTCAACAGGCATATCAGGATCTTTGAGAAAGAGGGGTTGCCCCCCGAAACACGTTAGCCATATTGTAGTGATTATATGCGCTCAATGAACACACTCAAAAGAGGAGAGGGCAGAGAGGTgggctcatcagtctgctgcttttcGTTTCACTGTCCAATCGCAGGCTGGAGGAGGGACAAGACTTGTAACTCCAGCAGAGAAAAACAAGGTTTCCTGCTCTGCTACACTTTAAGAcgagggcgcaccagcctagcgCATTACCTTTATTATACACTCGATTCttaaaataaatgaaagtaaTATACTCACAATCGCATAGGCTTATCAGATAATCAAGATGCGGCTGTAGTGTTTCGAGGGACAACCCCTCTTTCTCAAGCCTCTGAGGCTTGAGAAAAAGGGGTTGCCACCCGAAACACGTTAGCCATTTTGGACGCCGAAAGGTCTTCCCCGTGCCAAAAGCTAAGTGTTGCAGATCTGGCGATAGTCGCATGTTGATGATCGGAAATGCCCGTTGACACGATGGGGTCAGTTTagtaaaactggagggtgcaaaatctggtgcagcgccGCATAGAGACCTAGAAAAAAGAGAATCTTTGGATCGGCAGCACACCCACATAGAGAGTAAAGTAAAAGCATAAATATTAAAAGCACTGGATGAGTACAGGCAGGGGAAATGCAGGTAggtcgacgcgtttcacactatggatttgCTTtggcaaaaccactgcatagaaaccaatcagcttccagttttttttttatcaaagcttaattgaacaagctgaagttagaagctgattggctaccacgcagAGCTGTCCAGTTTTTGTAAACCAACCCCATAGTGTCACCAGGCGTTTCAGATCATCAAGATGTGATGATCACCAGATCTGCAACACTTAGCTTGTGGCATGGGGAAAGACCCATCAGCGTACAATATGGCGAACAGGTTTCAAGGGGCAACCCCTCTTCCTCAGAGGTTTGAGAAAGAGGGGTTGCCCCTCGAAACTTGACAGTCGCATCTTAGTTATCTGATATGCCTGTTGACACTATGGGTTTGATTTAATAAaagtggagggtgcaaaatctggtgcagctctgcatagaaaccaatcagcttccagtttttttctcaaagcttatataaacaagctgaagttagaagatgattaTCTGCCATGCAAAGCTTGAGAAAGAGGGGTTGCCACTCAAAACCTGACAGCCGCATCTTGGTTATCTAATATGCCTGTGGACACTATGGGGTTTGATTTAATAAaattggagggtgcaaaatctggtgcagctctgcatagaaaccaatcagcttccagtttttttttctcaaagcttatatgaacaagctgaagttagaagatgattggctaccatgcaaagctgctCCATATTTTGCACGCTCTAGTttcagtaaatccaccccatagtGCACCAGATCTACAACAGTTAGCTTGTGGCATGGGGAAAGACCCTTCAGCGTCCAATATGGCGAACAGGTTTCAAGGGCCAACCCCTCTTCCTCAGAGGTTTGAGAAAGAGGGGTTGCCACTCGAAACCTGACAGTCGCATCTTGGGTATCTGATATGCCTGTTGACACTATTTGGTCgattttaataaaactggagggtgcaaaatctgttgtagatctgcatagaaaccaatcagcttccaggccaTGCACAGCTTGAGAAAGAGGGGTTGCCACTCGAAACTTGACAGTCACATGTTCATTATCTGATAAGCCTGGCGGCCCTATGCATTTGTGAGTGTATTACTTGCTTTTATTTTACTAATAAAGTGAATAATGAAGGTGAGGCGCTAGGCTGGTGCGCCCCCTGTCTGTTGTCTTACAGTATAGCAGAGCAGGAGACCATGCTTTTCTTGGCTGGAGTTTACAAGTCTTGTCCCTcttccagcctgtgattggacagtgaaaggagaagcagcagactgatgagcttatctctctgctctctcctactATGAGTTGTGTTCCTTGATAGCACATAATCACTACAGCACAGCTGGCTGGCtgcttccttctccttctcccagTCTGATTTCTAATGTACAGGGACGGCAAGATGCTAATATcaaggcccctcccaccagccatgatctgcctgcattgcatagagaagcacagagacccagtatTGCTTGGCTGCTGCAGGGAAAGACAAATCACCAACCCAACTCTGCTGAcagggctgtgtaaatctcaggactggatggacaggtaTAACTGTTCCCATATATGCATTTCAATTAAACGTttaactgcttaaaaaaaaaaaaagaaattgcgcacttagaaaaaaaaagtctcataAGGTCTCTTAAGTGATAAATTAACTCTCTGACAAGTGGACTCTCCGGTGTCGCAGGAGGTTAGGACTGCGGGAGAAGcactttccgcactcaggacaagaataggGCCGTTCCCCGGTATGAGTTCTCCGGTGGTTGACCAGCCCCCACTTGTTAATAAAGGATTTCCCGCACTCTCCGCACAAAAATGGCTTTTCTCCCAAATGGATTCTCTGGTGAACCCCTAGGTTGGCCCTATGGgtaaaacacttcccgcactccatGCAAGAGTAAGGTCGTTCCCCAGTGTGAATTCGCTGGTGGTAGATCAGCAACGACCTCTGGTAAAAtgctttcccgcactctgaacaggtGTACGGCTTCTCCCCGGAATGGACCCTCTTGTGGACAGTCAGGTGACCGCTCTGGGAATAACTCTTCCCGCATTCGGAACAAGAATAGGGTTTCACTCCGGTGTGAGTTCTTAGGTGGCTTATCAGCAACGACTTCTGGGTGAAGgatttcccgcactccgaacaggtgtacggcttctcccctgtatgGATTCTCTTGTGAACAGTCAGGTGTCCGCTATcggagaaacatttcccgcactctgaacaagaatAGGGTTTCACTCCGCTGGGAGTTCTCTGATGGCTTCCTAAAAAAGAATTTTGACCGACGGGTTCGTTATAATCATATGATAAATAGGGCTGTTCCCTGCAATGGGATTTCTGGTGAGAGATGAGGAGCGAGTTACAggaaaaacacttcccgcactctgagCAGATGTAGGGCTCCTCCTCGAGAGGAGACTTCACAAAGGGCTCATTCTCTGTTGGATTTTGGTGTTGGGTAACAAGGCCGAAATCGTTCCCACTCTCCGAACACAAATATGCCTTCTCCCTGGAGTGAGAACCTAAGTGCGTCATGAGCGTCGACTTCTCGTCAAAACACTTTCCGCACTCGGAGCAGATGTAGGGCTCCTCCTCGGTAGGAGACTTCACAAAGGGCTCATTCTCTGTTGGACTTCGGTGCTGGGTAACGAGGCCGAAATCGTTCCCACTCTCCGAACACAAATATGCCTTCTCCCTGGAGTGAGAACCCAAGTGCTTCATGAGCGTCGACTTCTGGtcaaaacacttcccgcactcggaGCAGATGTAGGGCTCCTCCTCGGTAGGAACCTTCACAAAGGGCTCATTCTCTGTTGCATTTCGGTGTTGGGTAACAAGGCCGGAACTTCTGCCGAAATCGCTCCCACCCTCCGAACACAAATATGATTTCTCCCTGGAGTGAGAACCCAAGTGCTTCATGAACGTCGACCTCTGGtcaaaacacttcccgcactcggaGCAGATGTAGGGCTCCTCCTCGGTAGGAAACTTCACAAAGGGCTCATTCTTTGTTAAACTTCGGTGTTGAGTAACAAGGCCGGAACTGCTTCCGAAATCGTTCCCACTCTCCGCAAACAAATACGCCTTCTCCTCGGAGTGTGTCCCCAAGTGTTTCATGAGCGTCGACCTCTGGtcgaaacacttcccgcactccttGCACGCAAAGGACCTCTCCTCGATGTGAGTGCGCTGGTGCTCCACAAGCAGCGACTTCAACCTAAAAGACATCCCACACTTAGAGCAGGTGTACGGTTTTGACCTTGTATGGATTGGTTGATTGTCGAAAAACTCACCGCACTGCCAACGAGGCCCTTTGCACGTAGGCTGGTGATGGAGGAAGTCAGAGCTGCTGGTGAAGACGCTGCCGCACCCGGCACAGCTGTGCGTCTTTTCCTCCGAACTCTGAATTGGGAGCCGGGAAGGACTACCTGGTTGGATTATTCTTTCAGCTTCATCTCTATTTTTAGTTCCATTGCTGGTTTCTTCTTCTTCGGTTGGTGGCTTTTCTTCCAAATGGTCTTCATCATCCgaaaacaggttctctttaatctgAAAAGATAAATGGCTTGTCTCAGGAGTCGCTTGGTCCGACTCCTCGTTATTATACTGAGTGCACGACGGACGTCTTCGCGCCTCGCAGACGTCCAAGCATGGAGAAGATGGTGGAATTCCACAGTCTCTTCTCAAAGGATCTTCTTCCTCGATTCTGACCTTCATATAGTCCACATCTTCGTTCAAAGGCCCTTCATCCTCAAAACAGTCCAGTTCCTCCTTTATAGCTCCGTACGTCTCCGGCATCTGGGCTCCTTCAGATAAAT
Proteins encoded in this window:
- the LOC120910497 gene encoding zinc finger protein 665-like yields the protein MPRRCEKAMTDPIGMEADQSHMTETILDLTLEIVCLLTGEKYGVVKMASIDCLLQGLYPTMSGKLRSSIKEPPPPTLMLARYNDKKILEVTQKIIELLTGEVPIRCQEATMEECVEGHKDSMMEKRPPLTSPDLSEGAQMPETYGAIKEELDCFEDEGPLNEDVDYMKVRIEEEDPLRRDCGIPPSSPCLDVCEARRRPSCTQYNNEESDQATPETSHLSFQIKENLFSDDEDHLEEKPPTEEEETSNGTKNRDEAERIIQPGSPSRLPIQSSEEKTHSCAGCGSVFTSSSDFLHHQPTCKGPRWQCGEFFDNQPIHTRSKPYTCSKCGMSFRLKSLLVEHQRTHIEERSFACKECGKCFDQRSTLMKHLGTHSEEKAYLFAESGNDFGSSSGLVTQHRSLTKNEPFVKFPTEEEPYICSECGKCFDQRSTFMKHLGSHSREKSYLCSEGGSDFGRSSGLVTQHRNATENEPFVKVPTEEEPYICSECGKCFDQKSTLMKHLGSHSREKAYLCSESGNDFGLVTQHRSPTENEPFVKSPTEEEPYICSECGKCFDEKSTLMTHLGSHSREKAYLCSESGNDFGLVTQHQNPTENEPFVKSPLEEEPYICSECGKCFSCNSLLISHQKSHCREQPYLSYDYNEPVGQNSFLGSHQRTPSGVKPYSCSECGKCFSDSGHLTVHKRIHTGEKPYTCSECGKSFTQKSLLISHLRTHTGVKPYSCSECGKSYSQSGHLTVHKRVHSGEKPYTCSECGKAFYQRSLLIYHQRIHTGERPYSCMECGKCFTHRANLGVHQRIHLGEKPFLCGECGKSFINKWGLVNHRRTHTGERPYSCPECGKCFSRSPNLLRHRRVHLSES
- the LOC120909383 gene encoding oocyte zinc finger protein XlCOF8.4-like — protein: MEERSPMTGRILQLTLEIIHLLTGEKCAVVKMVSIEGLLQGMYPSGEWSRSPAMDPPPPSSTPERNNDKKILEVTQKIAELLTGEALLEECRSVRKKVTMENQKTLTSPDLSGRAEMPQTSSAVKEESYRGKERNLFEGGDIEVDYTTVNVKEENFMDGYRWTPRTLPLAKRTEDSPRILNISEFERSPPISQIKEELGVYNFRAEGGEDKWDSLEHRAQVDSLWDKDKGVTGNPLVFEDEFSEITQPGAPYWPPLQSSGRCKQTFASSSGGLHLQPAGQGSPSLLCSECGKCFAGREQLVRHRQTHTGPKPYTCLQCEKSFWMKSQLAAHQKIHTGDRPFPCTVCGKSFTRRQVLDNHMLTHSGERPYPCLECGRCFSRNSLLVIHQRIHSGEKPYSCLECNRSFRHKTALVAHQRTHTGERPYHCLVCGKSYTHSSHLVVHQRSHSGEKPYLCLECGKSFSHKSVLVRHQRIHNGERP